In Citrus sinensis cultivar Valencia sweet orange chromosome 3, DVS_A1.0, whole genome shotgun sequence, the sequence GATTTTGGTTTACTCGTCTAACACTGACAGCAGGTCAAACCAACCCAACATATGGCGAAGACAATGAATAATATACGTGATATAAGATGGTTGCATAGGATGAgcatgaaatttttgaaactcGTAATTTGGCTATAAGTGTTTGTCTTGAGTGTACGATATATAGTTTTGAAGCTTGCAACAAATGAACCAAAACTCCAAATTATTATGACTGTTCTGCCCTATGATCCAGTTAGAATTCTATTTGTTTCTTAATTGTTTTgcaatattaagttattttttattttttttattgcttttagtattttattcttttgtttagtTATCACATTTGAAttctgtttattttattttttcatttcaattaagaaaattttattataaaataatattttagtttcacttattttaataaattcacaatatttaaaatttaataaaaatcccaaAATCCTAGTTATGATTATTCAAacttatcaataatatttttattatttaaaatttttgtttctattagtttatcaatttttttactattccGCATAACAATGCACAAAGCAAACCTCCAGGTGGGTTGACTGAACCCAATTCGTACCAACGGGGTATTATCCGCTTTGCATTATCTTCCACCAGACAAAAGGATAATTGTTTCTTGATTCATTCGTTCAAAACTTTGCTAAGTTGCCGGTGCACGATAGTTACACACCCATACTACATATGGACAAGCAATTTTAAGGttataagaaattatatttaaaaaagatgtAGGCATTGGAATTCACagaacactttttttttttaatgttatataaTTATCTAACATACATGATTACGTAGGAGCCGTTGGATTTTATTCAACGGTTGTggaaataacataattttattattttatattttcacaaCTGTTGGATAAAAATCCAACGACCGCTACATAATCATGTATGTTACATGATCATGTAACATAACAACCTCCTtcacacaaacacacatagCTATGCAGTAGCAATCTCAAATTCTATTTAACTGGTTAAGCAAATTTCCTTTGCAGCCAAGCTTGCTTTAACAAATTACAACGAGGCAATCGCTGCTCAACTAACTCATTACAGCACATGAAAGAAAATCACAACGCGGATGAAAAGCATAAAAAACACACGATAAGGAAATGATTCTATAGCTGAAATTCGCGAATGTCATTAGCTTTGTGAAGTACTCTAGCTTCAAAATTGGGATCCTCCACAAATCGCTGGTCACTTTGAGGTCAAGCATAACCGAGACTTTTGTCTCTCACACGTCTAAATCGACTGCTTCAAGTGCAGCCACTTAATCTCAGTGAGATCTTATATCCTGGATATAACGGCCCACTTGCTGAGCTCCAATAATCAAGGCATCAGCAGCCAGAAATACTCCGACCTGTTTCCAAAACAGATGGATATTAGTCTCACTCAgataactaataaatttaaggCTAAACAACAGACTATTTTACTAAGAATCTAAGACAACAACTTCATAATTACCAGACGCGCAGAGTATAGTAATCGATAACCCCAACCTTCTCTGGCAGCTTGAGCTCTTTGTTGATCGGTCCaactgaaaacaaaataaatgcgCAAAGAGTACActttaataaatcataaatttttaacatcATCAGGACTAGTATATTTATTACCTCAGCTGGCACGTTTTATTAGACTGGTATTTGTTGCAGATGGTAAAGACGCTTCAagcaaacaattttttaagtaCTGAAAAAGTATTTTAGGAGTAGGCCCTAAGAAAatccattgaatcatgaaaaGATTTGTGATCTATCACCAAGAAGACCAGTCCAGGCATTAAGTCAGAGCACGTTTAGCAATGTTCTAACAATTACAACATTAAATGGCATTTACAGGATTTATTTTCCATCCATTTCAGCAAGACACAAGAAACTGCAGTAGATAGAATGATATCATCTGCTAACTAATTTTCGCACAAACTTAGCACTTGGTGACAGTGAGAATTATTGAATCCTTAATTCCACTCTCTTGCATGTTAAAGGAATGTTGCAGATGTACAATAAATTATCAGAAAAGAgttttagaaattataaaattatctttgaaTATTCTCTAGATGAATGAAAGAAGAAGTGGAATATTACTGGAAGTCTCCAGCCTGAATATTATCAGAGCTTAACTGGGTGTTTAGGCCTTCAGGTTGAATGCAATCAAGACAAGTGCCAAGGGATTTCATAAACAGGAGATGTTTTTCAGATTCTCTTTCTATAGCAGTAAAACTGCATTCAGATTCTCTTTCTCTTGCAGTAAAACTGCACAAGGTATTCCTTCTTAATATCTATAAAATTCACTCCTCAATATCTTTTATAATTTCCAATATATTCCAccaatttctcaaatttccCACATATAAACCGTCCATAGCATGGATTATGACATATGTCATTTTCGAAAAAGAAGTACTTGGATATGAAATGTGAAGAAACGGGTAACAAAGCTGAGATGTGTACCCAAGGAACTCGGAAAGCCCTCCAATTCCAGCAAACTTCAAAGGCTGAGGACCTTCTCTGACAAGATCCTAATCCAAAATACATTCAGactagattaaaaaaaaattcatcctATTGGAGCAAAATGAAAGAATGAAAAGAAGAAGTCAGTACCAAACGAAATAtgaacacaaaataaaaggaaatctggaattaaaaattagaaacatGTATACCTCTTCTTCAGCAGCCTCTAAACCCCCTTGAACCCAGAAGAGGTTTCTGTATCCAGCATTGTAAAGTAGCTCACAAGCAGCAAGAGACCTTTTAGAGAACTATTGTTAGTGAAGAATTTGCATGAACAAGTGTGCACTGAGGCACagattaaaattgattgatcTTAAGTGCCAATAAGTTCATCTAAAGATTCACCTCAATCCTTTCTGGCATGCAACAATCAGGTCAGTATCTTTTGGGAGTTTCTCCTCAACTTTTGATAAGAATTGCctataaaaaagaagaaagagaaacaaTAACCATGAAACATAACGTTTACGCTTAAATAGATGCATGGACCCAAAAAATTGAGAacttcaaaagtaatttaaacaTACTTATTGTAAGATAATGTGGGGACACCACTCCACCAACCTCCTacacaatgataattcaatTTAAGAAGAAACATCCACAAAGTTAGGAATCACTAGTTTCAGTGTTTTCACTCCGTTGGCCAGTAATACCATGAAGGGCATAAGATTTAATTACGCTAATACAGAAATAGATGCAACTAAAGTATAAGACAGCATGATATGATACCCATTACAAAATTGGTGACCTTTGGGGGAAGAGATCCGGCATCAAATGTGTCATCAATATCAAAGATAGGAATCCAGATTGAGCCTTTAATCCAACCCTTTAAAACatagaaaaaaagattaagaaaacttgatgatgatgacaaagAAAATAGACATCAACAACGCCGTGGacagtaaaaaaaatgttccAACAAATGAGGGAAAAGAGAGAAGCATAAGTATCGAAAAATTCTAATGACAGCATCCAACTAAGGACTAGCCTTATTTgacacaataaaatatttgaaatcaatCAACTTAACTAACATACGATTATGGCTCTTTTAAGCTGgaaaattaatggaaattaCAAGCATATCATGAAAATCATTACTACCACCAGCATAAACTACTGCAAAATGGGAGAAACCCATCTACATAACAttgtagaaaaagaaataattttcaccTTTTTGCGCTCAGTAGATGGACGAACGTCAAGCAAGGTTTTGCTAGAGAGTTGAACTGCATAACCGGCTTCCCTTGGTGTAAGAACTTTTACTTTTCCGTCCCTGATCTACAAACACAAAACAGTTGAAACTACTAAATTAAGAGCTTCAAGATCAAGAGCATTATGTAAAAGAAGCTGAGGCAATGTCATCAGTATAATTGTCCAATAAACATAGTTGATATGTGTATTTTAGCGATTACCATATCGTAGTgcaataatttcatataaacTTTATATTATCAGATTAGACAAGTAACATCACCATTTGAAATTTactttagaaaaacaaaaaagtgtgATTCTAATACATGAATCACTAAAAGGCAACGAAATTTTATTCCACAGAACAAGATTAATAGCCCCTCACTGACAATAATTAACAAGggggaaaatttttcatttcattaaataaatcGGAATACCAGAGCGTCCCATCTCTTCTTTGCAGCAGCCATATCTCTCATTTGCTTCAGCTCATACTCTTCTCCACCAGCTTGCATCCGAATACCAcccaaattctttaaaaagaaaaacatagaAAAGAAACAGAAGACAACCAAtctcaattttctttctcccCATTTTCCTTGGTTTTCTCGAGGAACGAACAGAGACAGTAAGAAaagagaacaaagaaaataatgagaaCCCATTAATCAGAACAGCCAATAAATGGAATATGTGCGTACAAAAGAAGGAGCAATGTAATATGGCGTAAGTCTGAGAGAAGCTGGCTTTGAAGAGTTCAAGTAACGAGCTTTAGCCAACAGTTTGTTGCTCTGTTCTTTGTGAAAACTTGCACGCGAACTCGTAAAAGAA encodes:
- the LOC102629942 gene encoding rhodanese-like domain-containing protein 11, chloroplastic, with the protein product MESLALPCLNSFTSSRASFHKEQSNKLLAKARYLNSSKPASLRLTPYYIAPSFNLGGIRMQAGGEEYELKQMRDMAAAKKRWDALIRDGKVKVLTPREAGYAVQLSSKTLLDVRPSTERKKGWIKGSIWIPIFDIDDTFDAGSLPPKVTNFVMGGWWSGVPTLSYNKQFLSKVEEKLPKDTDLIVACQKGLRSLAACELLYNAGYRNLFWVQGGLEAAEEEDLVREGPQPLKFAGIGGLSEFLGWTDQQRAQAAREGWGYRLLYSARLVGVFLAADALIIGAQQVGRYIQDIRSH